A single region of the Sulfurimonas sp. genome encodes:
- a CDS encoding EAL domain-containing protein produces the protein MNLNLKSKLLFLSIIPLLFVIVLSSIILFELFDNKKNLELTKYRILEAEAISKVIHYIQIERGITAGFIASENLNSKDDKLLSAMDDLDKAIDDAKFLFLHISQNSSSHILDILESVRSNRKSIYLLNMSTSDAKDYYTKNITTLLNFIKTTPTTMNGKDNITLIAAYNHLSTAKEALGQIRATLNEVFTTDKFPDNLFLSFAGNLEIYKSNSDHFKLILPTRLLAFYNSNLNHPAVEETFKMIHDAIKNRDSKNFNTSASLWFEKATESINMLKKTEDGLFKHITDSINEKLHSIFYKIALLIFSLTVTAVLITILMVLVIKKILSSTSILEKEYGDSLLLVKQYKTTVEKSFIVTKTDAKGIITYVNDEFCKISGYKKEELIGRPHNIVRHPDTPKEIFKSMWHTIKELKEPWSGELQNLNKNGTSYWVKAIINPIMDSKGKVVEYICIRSNITEIKEVSNIDFMTGYGNRTKLNNDINKLQNASLAIFNLDNFRQINDFYGHEFGNKIIISIANKIHNLIFDDKNLRFYRLQGDEFVILSDSYSKYAFESIVKSVLSNINENTDIDGEQILTSCSCGISYEDREHLLSSANMALKITKKGNSNLLVYTQDISLNNEYKNNLHWAKKLSDAIKKENIIAYYQPIVNNSNLAYEKYESLVRMIDGNDVISPIFFLEVAKQTRQYFDITKAVIHQSFEMFKDKDIEFSINLSINDIQEVQISNHILTMLQEYNIGEKVVFEIVESESIENFEGVINFINQVKRYNCKIAIDDFGTGYSNFEYLIKLKADYLKIDGSLIKNLDKDKNAFIVVSTIVEFSKKLGMKTIAEFVENEEIFNIVREMGIDYSQGYYFSVPKESLI, from the coding sequence ATGAACTTAAACCTAAAATCAAAACTGCTCTTTTTATCAATCATACCTCTGCTTTTTGTTATAGTTTTGTCATCTATAATTTTATTTGAGCTTTTTGATAACAAAAAAAATCTTGAACTTACAAAGTATAGAATTCTTGAAGCAGAAGCAATATCTAAAGTTATTCACTACATACAGATAGAAAGAGGTATTACGGCAGGTTTTATTGCAAGTGAAAATTTAAACAGCAAAGATGATAAGCTTTTATCGGCTATGGATGATTTGGACAAAGCTATAGACGATGCAAAATTTCTATTTTTGCATATTTCACAAAACAGCAGCAGCCATATTTTAGATATACTAGAGAGCGTTAGATCAAACAGAAAAAGCATCTATCTTCTTAATATGTCAACCTCCGATGCCAAAGATTATTACACCAAAAATATAACTACTCTTCTAAATTTTATCAAAACCACACCTACAACTATGAACGGTAAAGATAACATAACACTCATAGCTGCATATAATCACCTCTCAACGGCTAAAGAGGCATTAGGACAAATCAGAGCCACTCTAAACGAAGTCTTTACTACCGACAAATTCCCGGATAACCTTTTTTTGTCTTTTGCCGGCAATTTGGAAATATACAAATCAAACAGCGATCATTTTAAACTTATTTTACCTACTAGACTGCTTGCTTTTTATAATAGCAACTTAAATCATCCTGCCGTTGAAGAGACCTTTAAAATGATTCATGATGCCATAAAAAACAGAGATAGCAAAAACTTTAATACTTCGGCATCTCTTTGGTTTGAAAAAGCGACAGAGTCTATCAATATGCTTAAAAAAACAGAAGACGGACTCTTTAAGCATATTACAGATTCGATAAACGAAAAACTGCATTCAATCTTCTATAAAATAGCTCTGCTTATCTTCTCCTTAACCGTAACCGCCGTCTTGATTACTATTTTAATGGTGCTTGTTATAAAAAAAATACTTTCATCTACCAGTATACTGGAAAAAGAGTATGGTGATTCACTTTTACTTGTTAAACAGTATAAAACAACTGTTGAAAAAAGCTTTATTGTCACAAAAACAGATGCCAAAGGTATTATCACTTATGTTAATGATGAATTTTGTAAAATAAGCGGATATAAAAAAGAGGAGCTTATAGGCAGACCACACAACATAGTAAGACACCCCGATACGCCAAAAGAGATATTCAAATCTATGTGGCATACGATAAAAGAGTTAAAAGAGCCGTGGTCGGGCGAACTGCAAAATCTCAATAAAAATGGTACTTCATACTGGGTTAAAGCTATAATAAACCCGATTATGGACAGCAAAGGCAAAGTAGTAGAGTACATCTGCATCAGGTCAAACATAACTGAGATAAAAGAAGTATCAAATATTGATTTTATGACCGGTTACGGAAACAGAACAAAGTTAAATAACGATATAAATAAGCTACAAAATGCTTCATTAGCAATTTTCAATCTTGACAACTTTAGACAAATCAATGATTTTTACGGACATGAATTTGGAAATAAAATCATCATCTCAATCGCAAATAAAATACACAACTTAATCTTTGATGATAAAAATTTAAGATTTTATAGACTTCAGGGGGATGAATTTGTAATTTTATCCGACTCTTACTCTAAATATGCGTTTGAATCTATCGTAAAGAGTGTTTTATCAAATATAAATGAGAACACCGATATTGACGGAGAACAGATACTGACTTCATGCAGCTGCGGAATTTCTTACGAAGATAGAGAACATCTTCTTTCAAGTGCAAATATGGCACTTAAAATTACAAAAAAAGGTAATTCAAACCTTTTGGTGTATACTCAAGACATCTCTCTTAACAACGAATATAAGAACAACTTGCACTGGGCTAAAAAACTATCCGATGCCATAAAAAAAGAGAATATCATCGCTTACTATCAGCCAATCGTAAACAACTCAAACTTAGCATATGAAAAGTATGAATCATTAGTAAGAATGATAGACGGCAATGATGTTATATCTCCGATTTTCTTTTTAGAAGTTGCAAAACAGACCAGACAATACTTTGACATCACAAAAGCGGTAATTCATCAATCCTTTGAGATGTTTAAAGACAAAGATATAGAGTTTTCCATAAATCTATCCATCAATGATATACAAGAAGTTCAAATATCCAACCATATTTTAACGATGCTTCAAGAGTATAACATCGGAGAAAAAGTAGTTTTTGAGATAGTAGAATCTGAATCAATCGAAAACTTTGAGGGCGTCATAAACTTTATAAATCAGGTAAAAAGATATAACTGTAAAATAGCGATAGATGACTTCGGTACTGGATACAGCAACTTTGAGTACCTCATAAAACTAAAAGCCGACTACCTAAAAATAGACGGCTCGCTTATCAAAAATCTTGATAAAGATAAAAATGCTTTTATAGTCGTCTCAACGATAGTTGAATTCTCAAAAAAACTCGGGATGAAGACAATTGCAGAGTTTGTTGAGAATGAAGAGATATTTAATATAGTAAGAGAGATGGGAATCGACTACTCTCAAGGGTACTATTTCTCTGTACCTAAAGAGAGTCTAATATGA
- a CDS encoding chemotaxis protein CheB, giving the protein MKVPKKIVIIGASTGGPKQIENIIKSLHKLSNTTVIIAQHMAADFIPSFIKRLQEHSINSVALAGNNNIVEAGNIYICSGVASIKKHGCELYFNIEPSKEHRYNPDINSVFKSFLPFAKEIKILGVILTGIGDDGVDGCKELSLMGASTLTQDAKSAIVDGMPCRARKEISDIEVSDIVSIREKIKEFCS; this is encoded by the coding sequence ATGAAAGTGCCTAAGAAAATCGTCATAATAGGCGCTTCTACGGGAGGACCCAAGCAGATAGAAAATATTATAAAATCGCTTCATAAACTTTCTAATACGACGGTAATTATCGCCCAGCATATGGCAGCGGATTTTATACCGAGTTTTATAAAAAGGCTTCAAGAACACAGTATAAATTCTGTAGCTCTTGCAGGTAATAACAATATCGTCGAAGCCGGAAACATATATATCTGTTCAGGTGTAGCTTCTATAAAAAAACACGGCTGTGAATTATATTTTAATATTGAACCATCAAAAGAGCATAGATATAATCCCGATATAAACTCTGTCTTTAAATCTTTTTTGCCTTTTGCAAAAGAGATAAAAATATTAGGAGTTATTTTAACAGGCATAGGCGATGACGGTGTGGATGGATGCAAAGAGCTATCGCTTATGGGCGCTTCTACTCTCACCCAAGATGCAAAAAGCGCCATAGTCGACGGTATGCCGTGCAGAGCGAGAAAAGAGATTTCAGATATTGAAGTATCGGATATTGTCTCAATTAGAGAAAAAATAAAGGAATTTTGCAGCTGA
- a CDS encoding protein-glutamate O-methyltransferase CheR, whose product MFGFFRKKEAVANEAKEGLEQDYNDVRAIAAYFKNETGVTFDKQESILKNKVTTFCKHRKIGSFIKLLEKIKYDRELKQELIDTLTTNETFFYREFRQIEELVKLVINSGKKIDILCAPSATGEEPYSIAIALLEAGVAQSSFSITGIDINSDAINGAKEAIYKERNVRNLSAQIIERYFTKKENLYILRDSVKSLVAFKTLNLFDPSFAAIGKFDFIFSRNMLIYFDKETKLKAKNILESLRKDPNQEIFFGHADLF is encoded by the coding sequence ATGTTTGGTTTTTTTAGAAAAAAGGAGGCGGTTGCTAACGAAGCGAAAGAGGGCTTAGAACAAGACTATAACGATGTAAGAGCGATTGCCGCATATTTTAAAAATGAGACAGGAGTAACATTTGACAAGCAAGAGTCAATCTTAAAAAATAAAGTAACTACTTTTTGCAAACATAGGAAAATCGGCTCATTTATAAAACTTCTGGAGAAAATAAAATATGACAGAGAGCTTAAACAAGAGCTTATCGACACACTAACAACAAACGAAACATTCTTTTATAGAGAGTTTAGGCAGATAGAAGAGCTTGTAAAACTAGTAATAAACAGCGGCAAAAAAATAGATATTTTATGCGCTCCCTCTGCTACGGGAGAAGAGCCTTACAGCATTGCTATCGCTCTGCTTGAAGCTGGCGTGGCTCAAAGCAGTTTTTCCATAACAGGAATAGACATCAACTCGGATGCCATAAACGGAGCAAAAGAAGCTATCTACAAAGAGAGAAATGTAAGAAATTTATCTGCGCAAATAATTGAGAGATATTTTACAAAAAAAGAGAATTTATATATTTTAAGAGATAGCGTTAAATCGCTTGTGGCTTTTAAGACGCTAAATCTATTTGACCCGTCATTTGCCGCAATAGGGAAGTTTGATTTTATATTTTCAAGAAATATGCTTATATACTTCGATAAAGAGACAAAATTAAAAGCTAAAAATATATTGGAAAGTTTGAGAAAAGACCCAAATCAAGAGATATTTTTTGGACATGCGGATTTGTTTTAA
- a CDS encoding thiamine pyrophosphate-dependent enzyme yields the protein MSEVKNIKNLKEFSTSADRFEGANLLCPGCAHSIIVREVLNATNDDLILAASTGCLEVCTAVYPYTSWDASWIHIGFENSSTAVAGAETMYKALKKKGRLKQPDRNPKFISFAGDGASYDIGFQWISGCMERGHNMMHIVLDNEVYANTGGQRSSSTPIGSSATTAPAGKISYGEKRNKKDMMAIMAAHGIPYAAQVSPNKWKDMVKKIQHGMAVEGPVFINAVSPCTTEWKFDPKDTMNIADLATDSLVFPLYEIIDGRELNITYRPKNIVPVEEYLAAQGRFKHLFKDEYKYLIKEWQDRVDEKWAYLQRREEARI from the coding sequence GTGAGCGAAGTAAAAAATATTAAAAACTTAAAAGAGTTTTCGACATCGGCTGACCGTTTTGAAGGTGCAAACCTTTTATGTCCGGGTTGTGCGCACTCAATTATTGTTCGCGAAGTGCTAAATGCAACGAATGATGACTTAATTTTAGCAGCATCTACGGGATGTTTAGAAGTTTGTACGGCAGTTTATCCATACACTTCATGGGATGCTTCTTGGATTCATATCGGTTTTGAAAACAGTTCAACCGCTGTTGCAGGTGCGGAGACTATGTACAAGGCGCTTAAGAAAAAAGGTCGCTTAAAACAACCGGATAGAAACCCTAAATTTATCTCTTTTGCCGGAGACGGTGCGTCTTATGATATCGGTTTTCAGTGGATTTCCGGATGTATGGAACGCGGTCACAATATGATGCATATCGTGCTTGACAACGAAGTTTATGCAAATACTGGAGGACAAAGATCTTCATCTACTCCTATAGGATCTTCTGCTACAACTGCTCCTGCCGGAAAAATCAGTTATGGCGAGAAGAGAAATAAAAAAGATATGATGGCTATTATGGCAGCACATGGTATCCCTTATGCTGCACAAGTTTCTCCAAATAAGTGGAAAGATATGGTTAAAAAGATTCAACACGGTATGGCGGTTGAAGGACCTGTATTTATCAATGCTGTTTCACCGTGTACTACAGAGTGGAAATTTGACCCGAAAGACACTATGAACATAGCTGATTTGGCGACTGACTCTTTAGTGTTCCCGCTTTATGAGATAATTGACGGCAGAGAGTTAAATATCACTTATAGACCTAAAAACATTGTTCCTGTTGAGGAGTATTTAGCTGCTCAAGGGCGTTTTAAACACCTTTTTAAAGATGAGTACAAGTACTTAATCAAAGAGTGGCAAGACAGAGTAGATGAAAAATGGGCGTACTTACAACGCCGCGAAGAAGCTAGAATATAA
- a CDS encoding 2-oxoacid:ferredoxin oxidoreductase subunit alpha → MAFDKMELREVEVWDGNYAAAHAMRQAQIDVVAAYPITPSTPIVESYAQFLADGYIEGEFVMVESEHAAMSGCIGAAAAGGRVATATSSQGLALMSETLYQASGMRLPIVLNLVNRALASPLNVNGDHSDMYMIRDSGWIQFDAFCPQESYDLNLIAFKVAEDHDIRLPAIVNQDGFMTSHTAQGVHTLSDDVAYGFVGEYKPMNDMLDFEHPVTHGVQTEEDWHFEHKARQHNDLMTKVMPKIKEVFADFEKLTGRKYNPVEKYDMDDADVCVVCMGSSVETAREVATEMRAKGVKAGVVGLRVVRPLPFFEIAEALKGVKAIAALDRSSPNGAAGMLFNEIAGALFNTDTKALLSGYVYGLGGRDLTKAHLVALYNELQANADAGKVTTQLQQFIGVRGPKLAFL, encoded by the coding sequence ATGGCGTTTGATAAAATGGAATTAAGAGAAGTAGAGGTATGGGATGGTAATTATGCCGCTGCTCATGCAATGAGACAAGCTCAAATTGATGTTGTTGCTGCTTATCCTATTACACCCTCAACTCCTATCGTTGAAAGTTATGCACAGTTTTTAGCAGACGGTTACATCGAGGGCGAGTTTGTAATGGTTGAATCAGAGCATGCTGCAATGTCAGGATGTATAGGTGCTGCTGCGGCAGGCGGGCGTGTCGCTACTGCTACATCATCTCAGGGTTTAGCTCTTATGTCTGAAACGCTTTATCAGGCATCGGGAATGAGACTTCCAATCGTTTTAAATCTTGTAAACCGTGCGCTTGCGTCACCGCTGAATGTTAACGGCGACCACTCTGATATGTATATGATTCGCGACAGCGGCTGGATTCAGTTTGATGCATTTTGTCCTCAAGAGAGCTATGATTTAAATCTTATAGCATTTAAAGTAGCCGAGGATCACGATATAAGACTTCCTGCAATCGTAAATCAAGACGGTTTTATGACATCTCATACGGCTCAAGGTGTTCATACTCTAAGCGATGATGTTGCTTACGGATTTGTCGGTGAGTATAAACCGATGAATGATATGCTTGATTTTGAACATCCCGTAACTCACGGTGTTCAAACTGAAGAAGATTGGCATTTTGAGCATAAAGCTCGTCAACATAACGACTTAATGACAAAAGTTATGCCGAAAATAAAAGAAGTGTTTGCTGATTTTGAAAAACTAACGGGTCGTAAATATAACCCGGTAGAAAAATATGATATGGATGATGCAGATGTATGCGTTGTTTGTATGGGAAGTTCGGTTGAGACGGCTCGTGAAGTTGCAACGGAGATGAGAGCAAAAGGCGTTAAAGCGGGTGTTGTCGGTTTACGCGTAGTTCGACCGTTGCCGTTTTTTGAAATCGCAGAAGCTCTAAAAGGCGTAAAAGCAATCGCTGCTCTTGACCGTTCATCGCCAAACGGTGCTGCAGGAATGTTGTTTAACGAGATTGCAGGAGCACTGTTCAATACTGATACAAAAGCACTTCTTTCTGGTTATGTATACGGTCTAGGCGGTCGTGACTTAACAAAAGCACATTTAGTTGCACTGTATAATGAGTTGCAAGCAAATGCTGATGCCGGCAAAGTAACTACACAATTACAACAATTTATCGGTGTTCGTGGACCGAAATTAGCATTTTTATAG
- a CDS encoding 4Fe-4S dicluster-binding protein has translation MAKKGWDEFEIGAMLRTFNGKIDDIAGTPQRDRDYSENSSYTASVADWRLIKPIFNKDYCIDCQFCWVYCPDVSIISRDKKLIGVDMDHCKGCGVCVEVCPTNPKSLLMFPEQADEESEIANWPKKDEKEA, from the coding sequence ATGGCAAAAAAAGGGTGGGATGAGTTTGAAATCGGGGCTATGCTTCGTACTTTTAATGGTAAGATAGATGACATTGCGGGAACGCCGCAAAGAGATCGCGACTATTCAGAAAATAGTTCATATACTGCCAGTGTAGCTGACTGGAGGCTTATTAAGCCGATATTTAACAAAGATTACTGCATTGACTGTCAATTTTGTTGGGTATATTGTCCGGATGTATCGATTATATCAAGAGATAAAAAACTAATCGGTGTTGATATGGATCACTGTAAAGGCTGCGGTGTTTGTGTCGAGGTTTGTCCTACAAACCCAAAATCGTTGCTAATGTTCCCGGAACAAGCAGACGAAGAGTCAGAAATTGCAAACTGGCCGAAAAAAGATGAGAAGGAAGCGTAA
- a CDS encoding pyruvate flavodoxin oxidoreductase subunit gamma, which yields MLEIRWHSRAGQGAVTGAKGLADVISTTGKHVQAFAFYGSAKRGAAMTAYNRVDDKVIMNHEKYMRPDYVFVIDPALAITTDITINHKDSTKYIITTHMSTEELIKAQPKLEGKAVYTVDCITIANETIGRAIPNTPMLGAFMKVSGMYDIEFFKDSMKRVLGKLPQKIIDANMLAIQRAFDEVK from the coding sequence ATGCTAGAAATTAGATGGCATAGTCGTGCCGGACAAGGCGCTGTTACGGGCGCTAAAGGTTTGGCGGATGTTATTTCTACAACTGGTAAGCATGTACAAGCGTTTGCATTTTACGGATCTGCAAAACGCGGAGCTGCAATGACAGCTTACAACCGTGTAGATGATAAAGTGATTATGAATCATGAAAAATATATGAGACCCGATTATGTTTTTGTTATTGACCCTGCGTTGGCAATTACGACTGATATTACAATAAACCATAAAGATAGCACTAAGTATATAATAACAACTCATATGAGTACAGAGGAGTTGATTAAGGCTCAGCCTAAGCTTGAGGGAAAAGCCGTTTATACTGTTGATTGTATAACGATTGCAAATGAGACTATCGGTCGCGCAATTCCTAATACGCCGATGCTCGGTGCATTTATGAAAGTTTCCGGAATGTATGACATCGAATTTTTTAAAGATAGTATGAAGAGAGTTCTTGGAAAATTACCACAAAAGATAATTGATGCAAATATGCTTGCGATTCAACGCGCTTTTGATGAAGTGAAATAA
- a CDS encoding HAD family hydrolase, whose amino-acid sequence MIILFDLDGTLIDSTEAILESFHHSFDFHKALKQKDEDIKALIGYPLDTMYEKLGVESDKVWDFVATYKEHYRKIATQKTELLQNAKEAVLLAKEFATLGIVTTKTALYSRELMEHFELMSHFEVLIGREDVEHPKPHAQPILKALEKMDTKNRDIWMIGDTKLDLISAKNANINSIGVLSGYDTYESLKEHTNTIFNDALEAMIYLQNRKK is encoded by the coding sequence TTGATAATACTTTTTGATTTAGACGGCACGCTTATCGACTCTACCGAAGCGATTTTGGAGTCGTTTCATCACTCTTTTGATTTTCATAAAGCTCTCAAGCAAAAAGATGAGGATATAAAAGCTCTTATAGGCTACCCGCTTGACACAATGTACGAAAAGCTTGGGGTAGAGAGTGATAAAGTTTGGGATTTCGTCGCAACTTATAAAGAGCATTACAGAAAAATTGCAACTCAAAAAACCGAGCTTTTGCAAAATGCAAAAGAGGCGGTTTTGTTAGCCAAAGAGTTTGCTACCCTTGGGATAGTGACAACAAAGACGGCGCTCTACTCAAGAGAACTGATGGAGCATTTTGAGCTTATGAGCCATTTTGAAGTTCTTATAGGCAGAGAAGATGTAGAACATCCAAAACCGCATGCCCAGCCGATACTAAAAGCTTTAGAGAAAATGGATACTAAAAATAGAGATATATGGATGATCGGAGATACGAAACTAGACCTTATATCTGCAAAAAATGCAAACATAAATTCGATTGGAGTTTTGAGCGGCTATGATACTTATGAAAGTTTAAAAGAACATACAAATACTATATTTAATGATGCACTTGAAGCTATGATTTATCTGCAAAATAGGAAAAAATAA
- a CDS encoding peptide-binding protein encodes MRYIFLLFLSINIFASTLNLATSANPSRLNPILATDSSSSEITGFLFNGLVKYDKDLSMIIGDLAKEFYFEDETTLLFKLHENVKWHDGEKFSAKDVVFTYEVLVSSKISSPYSANFRFVKSVEAVDEFTVRVKYKEPYFKALETWMMGILPRHILKDEQNLMNSPFNTNPIGTGAYKLHQLEHSKNIILTAFDDYFEGRAKIDKISFHVIADPMTRFLMLKSSALDVGSIEPMQYEKQLDKGFFNKFNIYENISQSYTYLGFNLRLEKFNNPKIREALSLAINREELVKILFFNHAKVCTGPFLPGTNAFNEAVKAPSQNIKRAKELLKEAGYDEKNPFTFEIATSNSSEIRPYAAQILQHQLKEAGVIVTLRVMEWQAFLNMVVFPRKFDSVLLGWGLSPTPDPYMFWHSHSDKKGGFNLVGYYNPKIDKMIEESQSMIDSEKLSKSWREMFQIITDENPYLFLYIPNSITTVSKEIKNVEPSKGGIWHNYIKWEK; translated from the coding sequence TTGCGCTATATTTTCCTACTATTTTTATCTATAAATATTTTTGCTTCAACACTAAATCTTGCGACATCTGCCAATCCATCAAGATTAAATCCTATTTTAGCCACGGATTCAAGTTCGTCGGAGATAACCGGCTTTTTGTTTAACGGACTTGTCAAGTATGATAAAGACTTATCTATGATTATCGGAGATTTGGCAAAAGAGTTCTATTTTGAAGATGAGACGACTCTGCTTTTTAAACTTCACGAAAATGTAAAGTGGCATGACGGTGAAAAATTTAGCGCAAAAGATGTTGTTTTTACTTATGAAGTACTTGTATCGTCAAAAATAAGCTCACCTTATAGCGCAAATTTTAGATTTGTTAAGAGCGTTGAAGCAGTTGATGAGTTTACAGTGAGAGTGAAATACAAAGAGCCGTATTTTAAAGCGCTTGAGACTTGGATGATGGGAATTTTGCCACGGCATATACTTAAAGACGAGCAAAACTTAATGAACTCGCCGTTTAACACAAATCCCATAGGAACAGGTGCATACAAGCTTCATCAGTTGGAGCACTCAAAAAATATTATACTAACTGCATTTGATGACTATTTTGAAGGTCGTGCAAAGATTGATAAAATATCTTTTCATGTTATAGCAGACCCGATGACACGCTTTTTGATGTTAAAATCATCGGCTTTGGATGTTGGAAGCATAGAACCTATGCAGTATGAGAAGCAACTTGATAAAGGTTTTTTTAACAAATTTAATATATATGAAAACATTTCGCAGTCTTATACATATCTCGGGTTTAATTTGCGGCTTGAAAAGTTTAATAATCCCAAAATCAGAGAAGCACTCTCTTTGGCAATCAATAGAGAAGAGTTGGTTAAAATCCTATTTTTTAACCATGCTAAAGTTTGTACGGGACCTTTTCTTCCCGGAACAAATGCTTTTAACGAAGCCGTAAAAGCACCTTCTCAAAATATAAAAAGAGCAAAAGAGCTTTTAAAAGAAGCCGGTTACGATGAGAAGAATCCTTTTACTTTTGAGATTGCAACATCAAATTCAAGCGAAATCAGACCCTACGCTGCTCAAATTTTGCAGCATCAGCTTAAAGAGGCGGGCGTGATTGTCACTTTGCGGGTTATGGAATGGCAGGCATTTTTAAATATGGTTGTTTTTCCTAGAAAATTTGACAGCGTACTGCTTGGCTGGGGACTCTCACCTACACCGGACCCGTATATGTTCTGGCATAGCCATAGTGATAAAAAGGGCGGATTTAATCTTGTGGGTTACTATAATCCGAAGATAGATAAGATGATTGAGGAGTCGCAAAGCATGATAGACAGCGAGAAATTGTCTAAGAGCTGGAGAGAGATGTTTCAGATAATAACCGATGAGAATCCGTATCTGTTTTTATATATTCCAAACTCCATAACGACCGTCAGTAAAGAGATAAAAAATGTAGAGCCGAGCAAGGGCGGTATCTGGCATAATTACATAAAATGGGAGAAATAA
- the rpsI gene encoding 30S ribosomal protein S9 codes for MAKVYATGRRKASIAKVWLTPGNGSMTINGLSIDAWLGGLEAKKLRVKQPLALTKQDTSVDIVATVLGGGFGGQADALRHGISRALVRFNPSLKAILKPEGMMTRDSRTVERKKPGKRKARRSRQFSKR; via the coding sequence ATGGCAAAAGTATATGCAACAGGTCGTCGTAAGGCGTCAATAGCAAAAGTATGGTTAACTCCAGGTAATGGCAGTATGACTATAAACGGTCTTTCAATAGATGCGTGGTTAGGCGGATTAGAGGCTAAAAAACTTCGTGTTAAGCAACCTCTTGCTTTAACTAAACAAGATACATCGGTTGATATCGTAGCTACTGTTTTAGGCGGCGGTTTCGGTGGTCAGGCTGACGCTCTTCGTCACGGTATTTCTCGTGCATTGGTAAGATTTAACCCTTCACTAAAAGCGATTTTAAAACCTGAAGGTATGATGACTCGTGACTCTCGTACGGTTGAGAGAAAAAAACCGGGCAAGCGCAAAGCTCGTCGTTCTCGCCAGTTCTCAAAGCGTTAA
- the rplM gene encoding 50S ribosomal protein L13 produces MKFTKIATPEQIDQKWVLIDAEGKTFGRIITEVATILRGKNKPCFTPNIDCGDYVVVVNASKAKFNGLGKVANKEYFSHSGYFGSTKSVKMTELLEKNPEKLYKLAARGMLPKTKLGAKMIKKLKIYAGAEHPHTAQLAK; encoded by the coding sequence ATGAAATTTACGAAAATTGCAACTCCTGAACAAATCGATCAAAAATGGGTTTTGATTGATGCTGAAGGTAAAACTTTCGGTCGTATTATTACTGAAGTAGCAACAATACTTCGTGGTAAAAACAAACCGTGTTTTACTCCAAATATCGACTGTGGTGACTATGTAGTCGTAGTTAATGCTTCAAAAGCGAAATTTAACGGTCTTGGAAAAGTAGCTAATAAAGAGTACTTCTCTCATTCTGGTTACTTCGGTAGTACAAAAAGCGTTAAAATGACTGAACTTTTAGAGAAAAATCCTGAGAAGTTATATAAACTGGCTGCTCGCGGTATGCTTCCTAAAACTAAACTTGGCGCTAAAATGATTAAAAAATTAAAAATATATGCAGGTGCTGAGCATCCTCACACTGCACAATTAGCTAAGTAA
- a CDS encoding C40 family peptidase has translation MIKKCLFIAFFLLFGNHLYAKTHQVKRVGSPYLLVDKTEESSSKNKIITKAEEYLGKSYGFGNRNDFKTDCSGFTQEIFEQFGLSLPRSAALQSKHGSRVDIKDLQVGDLLFYRTYKKEPSHVAIYAGNGQMIHASFRSRQVQYDDIDKSYYKQRFMYAKRLALVEQDSSTQTN, from the coding sequence ATGATTAAAAAATGTTTATTTATCGCTTTTTTTCTTCTTTTCGGAAATCATCTTTATGCAAAAACTCATCAGGTAAAGCGGGTTGGCTCTCCATATCTGCTTGTTGATAAAACAGAAGAGTCTTCATCAAAAAATAAAATCATAACAAAAGCGGAAGAGTACTTAGGCAAATCTTACGGATTTGGAAATAGAAATGATTTTAAAACAGATTGTTCGGGATTTACTCAAGAGATTTTTGAACAATTCGGTCTGTCTCTTCCAAGATCTGCGGCGTTACAGTCTAAGCATGGCTCAAGAGTCGATATTAAAGATCTACAAGTCGGTGATTTGCTCTTTTACCGCACATACAAAAAAGAGCCTTCCCATGTTGCCATATATGCAGGAAACGGGCAGATGATTCATGCCTCTTTTAGAAGCAGACAAGTTCAGTATGATGATATAGACAAGAGTTACTATAAGCAGCGATTTATGTACGCAAAGCGACTTGCTCTTGTTGAACAAGATTCGTCTACTCAAACAAATTAA